One Urocitellus parryii isolate mUroPar1 chromosome 8, mUroPar1.hap1, whole genome shotgun sequence DNA window includes the following coding sequences:
- the Bend3 gene encoding BEN domain-containing protein 3, whose translation MNSAEFGEDVEEVLKNNTVKVETEAEDAALDCSLNSKPSEKHPLDSVFAALQDSSKRKQPGSEGQPDSAPSVKRRRLIPEALLAGMRNRENSSPCQGNGEQAGRGRNVGSLWPGEEEPCNDATTPSYKKPLYGISHKIMEKKNPPVGDLLNTYELFEKANASNSPSPLRLLNDPQKRDCGGASGTATDGDPNIYFLIQKMFYMLNTLTSNMSQLHSKVDLLSLEVSRIKKQVSPSELVAKFQPPPEYQLTAAELKQIVDQSLSGGDLACRLLVQLFPELFGDVDFSRGCSACGFAAKRKLESLHLQLIRNYVEVYYPSVKDTAVWQAECLPQLNDFFSRFWAQREMEDSQPGGQVTSFFETEQVDAGHFLDSKDQEEALSLDRSSTIASDHVVDTQDLTEFLDEASSPGEFAVFLLHRVFPELFDHRKLGEQYSCYGDGGKQELDPQRLQIIRNYTEIYFPDMQEEEAWLQQCAQRINDELEGLGLEGGSEGETLRDDCYDSSSLPDDLSVVKVEDSFEGERPGRRSKKIWLVPIDFDKLEIPQPDFEVPGADCLLSKEQLRSIYESSLSIGNFASRLLVHLFPELFTHENLRKQYNCSGSLGKKQLDPARIKLIRHYVQLLYPRAKNDRVWTLEFVGKLDERCRRRDTEQRRSYQQQRKVHVPGPECRDLASYAINPERFREEFEGPPLPPERSSKDFCKIPLDELVVPSPDFPVPSPYLLSDKEVREIVQQSLSVGNFAARLLVRLFPELFTAENLRLQYNHSGACNKKQLDPTRLRLIRHYVEAVYPVEKMEEVWHYECIPSIDERCRRPNRKKCDILKKAKKVEK comes from the coding sequence GCACTCCTTGCAGGCATGCGGAACCGCGAAAACAGCTCGCCCTGCCAGGGCAACGGAGAGCAGGCCGGCCGAGGCAGGAATGTGGGCTCCCTgtggcctggggaggaggagcccTGCAACGATGCCACCACCCCTTCCTACAAGAAGCCTCTCTATGGCATTTCGCATAAGATCATGGAGAAGAAGAACCCTCCCGTGGGGGACCTGCTCAACACCTATGAGCTCTTTGAGAAAGCCAATGCCAGCAACAGTCCCTCCCCCCTGCGCCTGCTGAACGACCCTCAGAAGCGGGACTGTGGCGGGGCCTCAGGAACAGCCACTGACGGCGACCCCAACATCTACTTTCTGATCCAGAAGATGTTCTACATGCTCAACACTCTCACTTCCAACATGTCCCAGCTGCACAGCAAGGTGGACTTGCTCTCCCTGGAAGTGAGCCGCATCAAGAAGCAGGTGAGCCCCTCGGAGCTGGTGGCCAAATTCCAGCCACCCCCCGAGTACCAGCTCACCGCTGCTGAGCTCAAGCAGATTGTGGACCAGAGCCTGTCAGGCGGGGACCTGGCCTGCCGTCTGCTGGTTCAGCTCTTCCCCGAGCTCTTCGGCGACGTGGACTTCTCCCGCGGCTGCAGCGCTTGCGGCTTTGCAGCCAAGCGGAAGCTAGAGTCGCTGCACCTGCAGCTCATCCGCAACTACGTGGAAGTCTACTACCCCTCCGTGAAGGACACTGCTGTGTGGCAGGCTGAGTGCTTGCCGCAGCTCAACGACTTCTTCAGCCGCTTCTGGGCCCAGCGGGAAATGGAGGACAGCCAGCCAGGAGGCCAGGTCACCAGCTTCTTTGAAACTGAGCAGGTGGACGCCGGCCACTTCCTGGACAGCAAGGACCAGGAGGAGGCCCTGTCTCTGGACCGCAGCAGCACCATCGCCTCAGACCACGTGGTGGACAcgcaggacctcactgagttccTGGATGAAGCCTCTTCGCCCGGTGAGTTCGCTGTCTTCCTCCTCCACCGGGTCTTCCCTGAGCTCTTCGACCACCGGAAGCTGGGCGAGCAGTACAGCTGCTACGGCGACGGTGGCAAGCAGGAGCTGGACCCGCAGAGGCTGCAGATCATCCGCAACTACACGGAGATCTACTTTCCCGACATGCAGGAAGAGgaggcctggctgcagcagtgcGCGCAGCGCATCAACGACGAGttggagggcctggggctggagggCGGCAGCGAGGGCGAGACGCTGCGGGATGACTGCTACGACTCCTCCAGCCTGCCCGATGACCTCTCCGTGGTCAAGGTGGAGGACAGCTTCGAGGGTGAGAGGCCGGGCAGGCGCTCCAAGAAGATCTGGCTAGTGCCCATTGACTTTGACAAGCTGGAGATCCCGCAGCCGGACTTCGAGGTGCCAGGCGCCGACTGTCTGCTCAGCAAGGAGCAGCTGCGCAGCATCTACGAGAGCAGCCTGTCCATTGGCAACTTCGCCTCCCGCCTGCTGGTGCACCTCTTCCCGGAGCTCTTCACCCACGAGAACCTACGCAAGCAGTACAACTGCAGCGGCTCCCTGGGCAAGAAGCAGCTGGACCCTGCCCGCATCAAGCTGATCCGCCACTACGTGCAGCTGCTCTACCCCCGGGCCAAAAATGACCGCGTCTGGACTCTGGAGTTCGTGGGCAAGCTGGACGAGCGCTGCAGGCGCCGGGACACAGAGCAGAGGCGCTCCTACCAGCAGCAGCGCAAGgtccatgtgccaggccctgagtgCAGAGACCTGGCAAGCTATGCAATCAACCCCGAGAGGTTCCGAGAGGAGTTTGAGGGGCCCCCTTTGCCCCCCGAAAGGAGCAGCAAGGACTTCTGCAAGATCCCCCTGGATGAGCTGGTGGTCCCCTCACCCGACTTCCCGGTGCCTTCTCCCTACCTGCTGTCGGACAAGGAGGTGCGCGAGATCGTGCAGCAGAGCCTCTCCGTGGGCAACTTTGCCGCCCGGCTCCTCGTCAGGCTCTTCCCCGAACTCTTCACTGCCGAGAACCTCCGGCTGCAGTACAACCATTCCGGGGCTTGCAACAAGAAGCAGCTGGACCCCACGCGACTGCGGCTCATCCGCCATTATGTGGAGGCCGTGTACCCCGTGGAGAAGATGGAGGAGGTGTGGCATTATGAATGTATCCCCAGCATCGACGAGCGGTGTCGCCGTCCCAACAGGAAAAAATGCGACATCCTCAAGAAAGCCAAGAAAGTGGAGAAGTGA
- the Mtres1 gene encoding mitochondrial transcription rescue factor 1 yields MAMTSVRLLTGVLRRSDAWIGFWSVLQGTPSSHKFCASWNRYLYFSSSKLNASKYKILLHSIFPLRLPGLLVSPEYIFPFSIRLKSNIRSKKSSKKTVQKLEDEEDSEEEGDHEDRSEQEAELEDDPSVIKDYKDLEKVVQSFRYDVILKTGLDIGRNKVEDAFYKGELRLNGEKLWKKSRTVKIGDTLDLLIGEDKEAETETVMRILLKKVFEEKTESEKYRVVLRRWKKLTLPKKSMSK; encoded by the exons ATGGCTATGACTAGTGTCAGATTGCTCACTGGTGTTTTAAGAAGATCAGATGCCTGGATTGGATTCTGGAGTGTTCTTCAAGGGACACCTTCTTCACATAAATTCTGTGCTTCCTGGAATCGATACTTGTATTTTTCTAGTAGCAAGTTAAATGCATCAAAGTATAAAATACTTCTCCATAGTATCTTCCCTTTGAGACTCCCAGGGCTTTTGGTATCTccagaatatatttttccattttccataagACTCAAAAGTAATATAAGGTCTAAAAAATCCTCTAAAAAGACTGTGCAAAAATTAGAGGATGAAGAAGACTCTGAGGAGGAGGGTGATCATGAGGACAGGAGTGAGCAGGAAGCGGAGCTGGAGGATGACCCTAGTGTAATCAAAGACTACAAAGACCTGGAGAAAGTTGTGCAGTCTTTTCGGTATGATGTTATCCTGAAGACAGGCCTTGATATTGGGAGAAA caAAGTGGAAGATGCATTCTACAAAGGTGAACTCAGACTTAATGGGGAAAAATTATGGAAGAAAAGCAGAACG gTGAAAATAGGAGATACATTGGATCTTCTCATTGGAGAGGACAAAGAAGCAGAAACAGAGACAGTGATGCGGATTCTCCTGAAAAAAGTGTTTGAAGAgaagactgaaagtgaaaaatacCGAGTGGTGTTACGACGGTGGAAAAAGTTAACATTGCCTAAGAAGAGTATGTCTAAataa